TCTGGGCCCTGAGATTTGGCGTGATCTGAACGGGCAGGTGGATGTATATATCGCCGGAGCCGGGTCTGGCGGAACTTTCATGGGAGTATCTCGCTATTTGAAGGAGCAAAACCCGTTAATTAAAACATGTATCGTAGAACCCGAAGGTTCGATTCTCGCAGGAGGTCCCTCGGGACCCCATCGTACAGAAGGAATAGGAGTCGAAACGTTATCTTCTTTTATGGATGCGAGTTACTTTGATGCCATTCATACGATCTCAGATGAAGATGCCTTTGAGCGGGTCAAGGATCTAGCCTTGTTGGAAGGCTTACTGGTAGGAAGTTCCTCAGGTGCAGCTATGCAAGCCGCATTAAACGAAGTCGTTCACTCAGCTCCCGGAAGTAACATCGTCGTTATTTTCCCGGATAGCAGCGAACGGTATTTAAGCCAAAATATCTATAATGGAGGACAATGAAATGAGACCAAAAACCAAGCTGATTCATGCAGGTATTGTTGGTGATACACACACTGGAGCAGTGAGTGTACCGATCTATCAAGTAAGCACGTATGAGCAAGAATCGGTTGGCGTACACAAAGGATACGAGTATTCACGTACAGGCAACCCTACCCGTCATGCGTTGGAAGAAGTCATTAAAGAACTGGAGGATGGCGTTCGAGGTTTTGCTTTTAGTTCGGGAATGGCTGCGATCCACGCTGTAATGTCTCTGTTGAAAACTCGAGATCACGTCATTCTGACGGATGATGTATACGGCGGGACTTACCGCATTTTCACCAAGGTGCTGAGTCGTCTGGGGATCGAGTCTACCTTTGTAGATACTACCTCAACACAAGCACTGGAAAAGGCTTTGCAATCCAATACAAAGGCCATTTATGTAGAAACACCTACCAATCCGTTACTCAAGGTCACCGATATTACTGCTGTAGCGAAATGGTCAAAACAACATGAGTTGCTGTTCATCGTGGATAACACGTTTAGTACGCCTTATTGGCAAACCCCGCTGGCTCTGGGGGCAGATATTGTACTGCATTCTGCAACGAAATATATCGGTGGGCATAGCGATGTCGTGGCAGGACTTGCGGTTGTCAACAGCGAGCAACTTGGTGAAGATCTGCATTTTATTCAAAATGCAATTGGCGCAGTTCTGGGACCTATGGATTCCTGGCTGTTAATGCGAGGTCTTAAAACATTGGGATTGCGGATGGAAGCGCAAGAACGCAATACAGAGCAGCTTGTGACATTTCTGAATCAGCATCCAGCAGTAAGCAAAGTCTATTATCCAGGGCTACCCGACCATCCACAGCACAAGCTTGCTTCCACACAAGCGAGAGGATATGGTGGTATGGTTTCCTTTGATGTAGGCAGTGCTGAAAAAGTAGATGAGGTGTTAAGCAAAGTCCGTTATTTCACATTGGCTGAAAGTCTGGGCGCGGTAGAAAGTTTAATCTCTGTACCTGCCCGAATGACACATGCTTCCATTCCCTATGAACGTCGGCAAGAATTGGGGATCACGGATGGTTTGATTCGTATCTCTGTTGGGATCGAGGATGTTGAAGATTTACTTGAGGATTTGAAATCTGCATTAAGTTGAGGGCATTTTGAAGTCGCTGCTGGCTGATCTTGGAGAGGGAGTAGTGGACGATTTTCCAAGGAACACAGGACGTCTTATTTGGCGTTCAGGCCCTCATTTGAAATTATTAGGAACATCAGGCACGTTATTTCCCAAATTACCCTGAAAAAAATGCTGATAGCGGCTCTTTATTCGGTGATAACGTGTCTCAGATTCCTTAAAATTCTGATGGCGCTTCAAAGGCTTGAATAAGATGCCTCAGATTCGTCAGCGCTCACATCAAGCTCCACTCCTCCAACCGCGGGCAAGAGAACAGCATCGATTCCAACACGAATCGATGCTTTTTATTGAAATAGAGAATTAAAGCTTTCCGGTGTCCTGATCGTTTGCTCGCACATAGGCACGTTCTCGCATATTCAGAGGATGCGGTACGCCTCTGCTCCGGACACGTTCAGGTCAGGTTCTGCTTTCAGCAAGTTTGAATACACGTTATGTGCTACCCGTTTGTCTTCGATCTTACACTAATTAGGTTCAAAAAAAGGTCATACCTTACAGAAGTTCGCTTCTGCACAGGCATGACCTTTTTGGATATTCGGTATGTTGCCAGTTGTATT
This Paenibacillus xylanexedens DNA region includes the following protein-coding sequences:
- a CDS encoding bifunctional cystathionine gamma-lyase/homocysteine desulfhydrase, which produces MRPKTKLIHAGIVGDTHTGAVSVPIYQVSTYEQESVGVHKGYEYSRTGNPTRHALEEVIKELEDGVRGFAFSSGMAAIHAVMSLLKTRDHVILTDDVYGGTYRIFTKVLSRLGIESTFVDTTSTQALEKALQSNTKAIYVETPTNPLLKVTDITAVAKWSKQHELLFIVDNTFSTPYWQTPLALGADIVLHSATKYIGGHSDVVAGLAVVNSEQLGEDLHFIQNAIGAVLGPMDSWLLMRGLKTLGLRMEAQERNTEQLVTFLNQHPAVSKVYYPGLPDHPQHKLASTQARGYGGMVSFDVGSAEKVDEVLSKVRYFTLAESLGAVESLISVPARMTHASIPYERRQELGITDGLIRISVGIEDVEDLLEDLKSALS